One genomic segment of Acinetobacter sp. C26M includes these proteins:
- a CDS encoding DUF4124 domain-containing protein produces the protein MKLSYLKTISYFITATTLLLCSSQNYAQQYYKWVDAKGSTHYTTTPPPKGAKRLDKVSTYGNSHQTANPTTQQGQPATPVAAPNTPQQAPQAIPATPPANTVKPQSPTTPTVSSER, from the coding sequence ATGAAGTTATCTTATTTAAAAACAATATCATATTTCATTACAGCAACAACATTATTGCTATGTTCCAGCCAGAACTACGCCCAGCAATATTACAAATGGGTCGATGCCAAGGGTTCAACCCATTACACCACCACCCCGCCACCTAAAGGCGCAAAGCGTTTGGACAAAGTTTCGACCTATGGCAATAGCCATCAAACTGCCAATCCAACAACTCAACAAGGCCAACCAGCAACTCCTGTAGCCGCACCCAATACACCACAACAGGCTCCTCAGGCAATACCTGCGACACCACCAGCGAATACGGTTAAACCACAAAGCCCGACAACTCCCACTGTGTCATCTGAGCGCTAA
- a CDS encoding acetolactate synthase 3 large subunit, giving the protein MELLSGGEMLVRALADEGVEHVFGYPGGAVLHIYDALFQQDKINHYLVRHEQAAGHMADAYSRVTGKTGVVLVTSGPGATNTVTPIATAYMDSIPMVILSGQVASHLIGEDAFQETDMVGISRPIVKHSFQVRHASEIPAIIKKAFYIASSGRPGPVVVDIPKDATNPAEKFAYEYPEKVKMRSYQPPSRGHSGQIRKAIDELITAKRPMIYTGGGVVQGNASGLLTELAHLLGYPVTNTLMGLGAFPGNDPQFVGMLGMHGTYEANMAMHNADVILAIGARFDDRVTNNPAKFCLNAKVIHIDVDPATISKTIMAHIPIVGAVEPVLQEMLAQLKQMNVSKPNPEAIGAWWSQINEWRKVHGLRYEAGQNGVMKPQQVVEALDRVTNGEAIITSDVGQHQMFGANYYKYKRPRQWINSGGLGTMGVGLPYAMAAKLAFPDQQVVCITGEASIQMCIQELSTCKQYGLNVKILCLNNQALGMVKQWQDMNYEGRHSSSYVDSLPDFAKLMEAYGHVGIQIDHADELDAKLAEAMAINDKCVFINVMVDRTEHVYPMLIAGQSMKDMWLGKGERT; this is encoded by the coding sequence TTGGAACTTTTATCTGGTGGTGAAATGCTCGTTCGTGCGCTTGCGGACGAAGGCGTAGAGCATGTTTTTGGGTATCCAGGCGGCGCTGTATTACATATTTATGATGCGCTATTTCAACAAGACAAAATCAACCATTACCTCGTTCGTCATGAGCAAGCTGCTGGTCATATGGCAGACGCATACTCACGCGTAACAGGTAAGACAGGTGTCGTACTGGTCACTTCTGGACCGGGCGCAACCAATACCGTCACTCCAATCGCAACAGCCTACATGGACTCAATTCCAATGGTGATTTTGTCTGGTCAGGTTGCAAGCCATCTTATTGGAGAAGATGCGTTCCAAGAAACAGATATGGTTGGTATTTCTCGTCCAATCGTAAAACATAGTTTCCAAGTGCGTCACGCTAGCGAAATTCCTGCAATTATTAAGAAAGCATTCTATATCGCTTCGTCTGGCCGTCCGGGTCCAGTGGTTGTTGATATTCCGAAAGATGCGACTAACCCTGCAGAAAAGTTTGCCTACGAATACCCAGAAAAAGTGAAGATGCGTTCATATCAACCACCTTCACGTGGTCACTCAGGTCAAATTCGCAAAGCGATTGATGAGTTGATTACTGCTAAACGTCCAATGATTTATACGGGTGGCGGTGTTGTTCAAGGTAATGCATCTGGCTTATTGACAGAACTTGCGCATTTATTGGGTTATCCAGTAACAAATACCTTGATGGGCTTAGGTGCTTTCCCTGGTAACGATCCACAATTCGTGGGGATGTTAGGGATGCATGGTACTTATGAAGCCAACATGGCAATGCACAATGCAGATGTGATTTTGGCAATTGGTGCGCGTTTCGATGACCGTGTAACCAATAACCCGGCAAAATTCTGTCTCAATGCCAAAGTAATTCATATTGATGTTGATCCAGCAACCATTTCGAAAACGATTATGGCGCACATCCCGATCGTGGGTGCGGTAGAGCCAGTACTTCAAGAAATGTTAGCGCAACTTAAACAAATGAATGTATCTAAGCCAAACCCTGAAGCAATTGGTGCATGGTGGTCTCAGATTAATGAGTGGCGCAAAGTACACGGCTTACGTTATGAAGCAGGTCAAAATGGTGTAATGAAACCTCAGCAAGTGGTTGAGGCATTAGATCGTGTGACCAATGGTGAAGCTATCATTACTTCAGACGTTGGTCAGCATCAGATGTTTGGTGCGAACTATTACAAATACAAACGTCCACGTCAGTGGATCAACTCTGGCGGCCTAGGTACCATGGGTGTTGGTTTACCGTATGCAATGGCTGCGAAACTTGCATTCCCAGATCAGCAAGTGGTTTGTATTACAGGTGAAGCATCGATTCAGATGTGTATCCAAGAATTATCAACATGTAAGCAATATGGCTTGAATGTGAAGATTCTTTGCTTAAATAACCAAGCCTTAGGCATGGTAAAGCAATGGCAAGATATGAACTACGAAGGGCGTCATTCAAGTTCTTATGTAGATTCATTACCAGACTTTGCCAAGTTAATGGAAGCATATGGTCACGTTGGTATTCAGATTGATCATGCTGACGAGCTAGACGCTAAATTAGCTGAAGCGATGGCAATTAATGATAAATGTGTATTCATTAATGTCATGGTAGATCGTACAGAACATGTATATCCAATGCTGATCGCTGGTCAGTCTATGAAGGATATGTGGTTAGGCAAAGGGGAGCGTACATAA
- the ilvN gene encoding acetolactate synthase small subunit: protein MRHIISVLVENEAGALSRLVGLFSQRNYNIETLNVAPTEDETLSRLTLTTYGDDHKIEQITKQLNKLVEVVKVVDLSEGSHIERELMLIKVKALGAARAEIKRTADIFRAQIVDVTPTTYTIQIAGTTEKIDGFIDALAENTILEVVRSGVSGIARGEKVLTI from the coding sequence ATGAGACATATTATTTCTGTACTCGTTGAAAACGAAGCTGGTGCGCTTTCTCGTTTGGTGGGATTGTTTTCTCAACGCAATTACAACATTGAGACACTCAATGTTGCGCCAACCGAAGACGAAACCTTATCTCGTTTAACCTTAACGACATATGGCGATGATCACAAAATTGAGCAGATCACCAAGCAACTGAATAAATTGGTTGAAGTTGTAAAAGTGGTTGATTTGTCAGAAGGTTCACACATCGAACGTGAATTGATGTTGATCAAAGTCAAAGCATTGGGTGCAGCACGTGCGGAAATCAAACGTACAGCTGATATCTTCCGTGCGCAAATCGTTGATGTAACACCGACGACTTATACCATTCAGATCGCGGGTACCACTGAAAAGATTGATGGTTTTATTGATGCACTCGCTGAAAATACCATTCTTGAAGTTGTACGCTCTGGTGTTTCAGGCATCGCGCGTGGCGAAAAAGTTTTAACAATTTAA
- the ilvC gene encoding ketol-acid reductoisomerase, giving the protein MQIFYDKDCDLSIIQGKKVAIIGYGSQGHAHALNLKDSGVDVTVGLRAGSTSWKKAENSGLKVSEVPAAVAQADLVMILTPDEFQSQLYRDVIEPNIKEGATLAFAHGFSILYNQVVPRKDLDVIMVAPKAPGHTVRSEYQRGSGVPDLIAIHQDASGNARNVALSYASGVGGGRTGIIETSFREETETDLFGEQAVLCGGAVELVKMGFETLVEAGYAPEMAYFECLHELKLIVDLMFEGGIADMNYSVSNNAEYGEYVTGTEVINEQSREAMRNALKRIQSGEYAKMFIQEGALNYPSMTARRRQNAAHGIEVTGNKLRAMMPWIQANKIVDKEKN; this is encoded by the coding sequence ATGCAAATTTTTTACGATAAAGACTGTGACTTATCAATCATCCAAGGCAAGAAAGTTGCAATCATTGGTTATGGTTCACAAGGCCATGCTCATGCACTTAACTTGAAAGACTCTGGCGTAGACGTAACTGTTGGTTTACGTGCTGGTTCTACTTCTTGGAAAAAAGCTGAAAACTCAGGCCTTAAAGTTTCTGAAGTTCCAGCTGCTGTTGCTCAAGCTGACTTAGTCATGATTTTGACTCCAGATGAATTCCAATCTCAACTTTATCGTGACGTGATTGAACCAAACATCAAAGAAGGTGCAACTTTAGCATTTGCTCATGGTTTCTCTATTCTTTATAACCAAGTTGTTCCACGTAAAGACTTAGACGTAATCATGGTTGCACCTAAAGCACCTGGTCACACTGTACGTTCTGAATACCAACGTGGTTCAGGTGTTCCTGACTTAATCGCGATCCATCAAGATGCTTCTGGTAATGCACGTAACGTTGCACTTTCTTATGCTTCAGGCGTAGGCGGTGGTCGTACAGGTATCATCGAGACTTCTTTCCGTGAAGAAACTGAAACTGACTTATTCGGTGAGCAAGCAGTTCTTTGTGGTGGTGCTGTTGAATTGGTTAAAATGGGCTTCGAAACTTTGGTTGAAGCTGGTTATGCACCAGAAATGGCTTACTTCGAATGCTTACATGAACTTAAGTTAATCGTTGACTTGATGTTCGAAGGCGGTATCGCTGACATGAACTACTCAGTTTCTAACAATGCTGAGTACGGTGAGTATGTAACAGGTACTGAAGTGATCAACGAACAATCTCGCGAAGCAATGCGTAATGCATTGAAACGTATTCAGTCTGGTGAATATGCGAAGATGTTCATCCAAGAAGGTGCATTGAACTATCCATCAATGACTGCTCGTCGTCGTCAAAACGCAGCGCATGGTATCGAAGTAACAGGTAATAAATTACGTGCGATGATGCCTTGGATTCAAGCGAACAAGATTGTTGATAAAGAGAAAAACTAA